Proteins encoded together in one Fundidesulfovibrio magnetotacticus window:
- a CDS encoding ATP-binding protein, with protein sequence MKTTRKIVEIDEELCNGCGECLPNCAEGAISIVDGKARLKADKLCDGLGACLGHCPMGALKIIERVADEFDEDAVHHELETMKQAEAAPAPAMGCGCPGANVTTLKPHGGCPGSRAATLSPKAQPAHSHAPVESNLGHWPVKLRLVPADAPFLRGAEVIVAADCAPVALPDFHARMAGKVVLIACPKFDDPDPYIQKLAQMMRHSGVKKVQVLRMEVPCCTGLSHLVRQAAALAGNNVPVEDLVIARTGEVQAAQTPRTLF encoded by the coding sequence ATGAAGACCACCCGCAAGATCGTGGAAATAGACGAAGAACTCTGCAACGGTTGCGGAGAGTGCCTGCCCAACTGCGCCGAAGGCGCCATCAGCATCGTGGACGGCAAGGCCAGGCTCAAGGCCGACAAGCTCTGCGACGGCCTTGGCGCATGCCTCGGCCACTGCCCCATGGGCGCGCTCAAGATCATCGAGCGCGTGGCCGACGAGTTCGATGAAGACGCCGTGCACCACGAGCTCGAAACCATGAAGCAGGCCGAAGCCGCCCCCGCGCCCGCCATGGGCTGCGGCTGCCCCGGCGCCAACGTGACCACCCTCAAGCCCCACGGCGGCTGCCCCGGCTCGCGCGCCGCCACCCTGAGCCCCAAGGCCCAGCCCGCCCACAGCCACGCCCCCGTCGAATCCAACCTCGGCCACTGGCCCGTGAAGCTGCGCCTCGTGCCCGCCGACGCCCCCTTCCTGCGCGGCGCGGAAGTGATCGTCGCCGCCGACTGCGCGCCCGTCGCGCTGCCCGACTTCCACGCCCGCATGGCCGGAAAGGTCGTGCTCATCGCCTGTCCCAAGTTCGACGACCCCGACCCCTACATCCAGAAACTCGCGCAGATGATGCGCCACTCGGGCGTCAAAAAGGTCCAGGTGCTGCGCATGGAAGTGCCCTGCTGCACAGGCCTCTCGCACCTCGTCCGGCAGGCCGCCGCCCTGGCGGGCAACAACGTCCCCGTGGAGGACCTGGTCATCGCGCGCACCGGCGAAGTCCAGGCCGCCCAGACCCCCCGCACCCTCTTCTAG